The Pseudomonas bijieensis DNA window GCGGTTATCAGTGTCGGCGTGTCGAACTGACGCTTCATTCGCCAACAGACTCGGGTGACAGCAGCTTGATGTTCTGGAGCAACCTGCCTGAAGGCGTCAGCGCGCAGCAGATCGCGGAACTCTATCGCCGCCGCTGGAGCATTGAAGGCATGTTCCAGCGACTGGAAACAATCCTGGAAAGTGAAATCGAAACCCTTGGTAGCCCAAAGGCTGCATTGCTCGGGTTCACTACTGCGGTGTTGGCCTACAACGTCCTGGCCGTACTCAAACGAAGCGTCGAGCAAGCCCATCAGGCTTCCCAGCCTGACGGCTGGGAAGCCTCAACCTATCACTTGGCGGTTCAGGTCCGGAGTGGTTATGAAGGCCTGCAAATTGCGCTGCCCTCGGAATGTTTTCCCGTCATACCTCTGGAAAAACTGGCCCAGCGCTTGTTGGAACTGGCCAGAAACATCCAACCAAAACAAGTTGCGAAAAATCCCCGGGGCCCCAAGGTGCCTAAACCCAAAACATGGGTACAAGGCACTGCGGTGCATGCACATGTTTCAACGGACCGAGTAATCAAGGCCGCCAAAACTAAAAGACCTTGAAAGGGATGGCCGTAAGGGCGGAACCCTAAGTCGCCGTTACCGCAGCAATGGATATGTACCCAATCCCATCCAAAAAAAGCCTATCTGAAATTTGTGCGAAACATCCCTGATCAGATGGGTGGTCTGTCAGACGCACCGAAGTTTCCGACATGTTTTTAAGGTTGTCCCTCGGAAGTGAGAGCTCTAGCCTCAGGGTGTCGCTGCCAACTCAGCGACCGGGTTTGACCGTCCGAAAAAAATCAAGGGGCAACAGGCCCGGACGTTTTGTCCTGGGCTCCATTAGATAAAAGGAGCTTCCATTGAAAAACAATTCTGACATCCCTAAACCCGCCTCCACCTTCCCCTACGGCGACTACGCCCCCGACAAGCTGAAAGAAGCCGCCGACCGTGCGATGGACCATTACCTCAAGCCCGACGGCAGCGAACCAGAACCCCAACCCTCGACGCAGTTATTCACCGTATCGGACAACGTCGATACCGAAGCCCTGCTAGCCAACCTCAGCGAAACCCTGGCCTCGGCCAATGCGATGCTCAGCGACCTTGCTTTCGATCTGGAAGGCTCGCGGCGGCACGTGTTGTTGGGAGTGGCGCAGATCATTGAATTAGGGACGTTGTTGGCGAACAAGGCTTTGGACCGGGTAGAGCTTCGGACCTGATGCAAGTAAGTGCCGGCCTCATCGCGAGCAGGCTCGCTCCCACAAGGGACGGGTGTCGACCACAAGTTCTGTGAGCACCACAAATCCACTGTGGGAGCGAGCCTGCTCGCGATAAATCGAAAGACGAATACAAAAATCCCGGCAGAGCACTGAACCTGTGGCGAGCAAGCCCCAAGTGACAACATCAGCCACCCTGCACGGCAGATGGCATGGGCTTGAAAACTATTGATGGCGGTTCTCGAGGCGGCAAACCTCTTTTTCTATGCCGATGCATTCGACCGGTTCGCCCACGCCTTTCTCGAAACGACGGGCGTTCATCAGCAGGCCTCCTTTGATGCCACCGATGAACGCGAAGGCGCCTTCACGTCCGCCTGTGTTACGTCCTGACAAGTCCACGGCCACGCTGTTGGGCCTGACTTCATATACCCAGCCGCCGTTTTGCGCTTGGGCGATGGCCCAGATCTTGGCATCGGTATAGTCGCGAAACGCGACAACGGCCGAGTTGGTAAAAACGGACGACTCTGGATCACTCGCCAATCTCAAGTTCGGTACCTGCGAATTCCAGGCCCGTAATCCTTGGGCAAGTGCATCCGCCCCTTGTACGGAGTTGATTATTGAAGAGCCGACTGCCCAGAGGGACTGCTTACTCGTTACCCAGGCCAGACCTTCCGGGGGCGTGATCCGGCTCCAATCGATGCTCACCGCCGCGACCTCCAATGGGCTTTCATGGCCCGTCGGTTCGCGGTAGTTCGGGTTCGGCTCACAATCGGCAAGGTTGTCTTTCTTGCATGCTTGCTTGATGAACTGGCGCTTGACGCCTCCCGGAAAGCTGATTTCCTGCTCACTGACAGGTCCTCCCGACACATCCTGATCGATACCATGGGGGGCTTTGATCTCATACACCCACTCCTTGGCGAAACGTTGGGCGAGCCCCTGGTCGCGGGTTGTACTGCTGTAGACCGATTTACCTGCGCCAGCCCCGTGGCTCCACCAGTCATACATCCACTCGATGACGGGGGAGCCTACGGCTTTGGGTAAAATCCCGTCCTGGAAGGCCCCGAGTCCCTGATCCGTCGTGTCCCCTCGATAGAGCGTGTTCATGTCGGTACGCCAATGCAACGATGGCTTGGTATCGCGGATCGGCACACTCGAATCCGCGGTAACCTGAAGCCAGGCGGTATACCACGGCTCCTCTTTTCCATCGGCTCCCCACGCGTCTGCGCTCGGTTGCCACACACCCGCCAACACCACCACCGCGACAGCTGTCGCCCGTATGAAATTGTTATTGGTTGTCATGATTTGATGTCTCATCTGGAACGGTGAAGCCCTGTCGAATCACATACGTCATGACTGCCTATGCTTCGACGTGACACATCTCACTTTGGATTCTGCGGGGGGCTGCTGGGCAGAGCCTCGACCTACCGCATCAGTTCTGAGAGTAGATCAAGGCTGGGGGAGGGATTGCGTTGCGGTGCCTGGACTTGTAACAAAAGGCTGATAGCCACCGACTTTTGTGGCGAGGGGATTTATCCCCGCTGGGCTGCGAAGCAGCCCTCAAGCCAGGTAATTCGGTGTGTCAGGCAGATTGAGTTGTTGGCTTAGGGGACTGCTGCGCAGTCCAGCGGGGATAAATCCCCTCGCCACAGGGAACTCATGTGTGGTCGAGTTCTACGGCCGGATCTCGATCATCGTCCCATCCGGCACCAGGTTCCAGACTTCGCGCATGTCCACGTTGCGCATGGCGATGCAGCCGTCGGTCCAGTCCAGCGTATGGAACAACTGTTCAGGGTTCTCTTCCGAATCCGGCGTGCCGTGGATCATGATCATGCCCCCCGGCTCCACGCCTTCGCGTCGGGCGCGGGCGGCGTCGCTGATGTTGGGGTAGGAAATGTGCATCGACAGGTAGAAACGGTCGCTGGTCTTGCGCCAGTCGATCCAGTAGAAACCCTCGGGGGTGCGCTTGTCGCCTTCGATCAGTTTGGGGCCTTTCTTGGCGCCCTTGCCCAGGGAAATACGATAGGTCTTGAGCGGCTTGCCGTCGTTGATCAATTGCAATTGATGGGCAGACTTGAGCACCAGCACTTTTTCGATGACTTTGCCGTTGTAGGTTCCCACGGCGGCGGCCTGGGACACAGCGGTGAACGACAAGCAGAACAGGACAAGCAACCAGCGCATTGAAACGATATCCCTAGAGGTGTCGCGGCTATATTGATTGGTATTTTCAGGTGTTGGCAGGCTGGGCCAGCGGTGGGATCGATTCGGATCGCACCGGGTAATCCTCGGCCCGGCGGTCAGCGTAGAAATATTCCAGGGTACGGCCCACCGTGCGGAAAGCCAGCTCGTCCCAGGGAATATCCGCTTCTTCGAACAATTTCACTTCCAGGCTCTCGGGCCCGGCGGCGAAATCCTCATCCACCAGTTCGGCGCGGAAGAATACATGTACCTGGCTGATATGCGGTACGTCAATCAGCGTATAGATGCTCAAGTTTCGCACCCGGGCGCAGGCCTCTTCGGCGGTTTCGCGCACGGCGGCCTGTTCGATGGTTTCTCCGTTTTCCATGAAGCCTGCCGGTAGCGTCCAATAACCGCGCCGCGGCTCGATGGCGCGCCGGCACAACAGGACTTTACTGCCCCAGGTCGGTACGCAGCCGGCCACTATATTGGGGTTCTGGTAATGGATGGTATGGCAGGTGTCGCAAACGAAGCGCAGGCGCGAGTCGCCTTCGGGTATGCGCTGGGTCACCGGGTTACCGCACTGGCTGCAGAATTTCATGCTTGGGTTCCTGAATGCTGCGCCTATCTTGGCGTGCGTGGGCCGGTGCGGCAAGTTGTCGTTTCGCGACACGACGCGGTGCGGGGCTTGGGCCGCTTGAATGATTGGTGCATGATGCAAGGTAGCGAATAAATCGAGAAGTCTCATGCTGGACGAGCTACTGCATCGAGTAAGCAACCATACCCCGCAAGACCTGCAGGCCGACCGACGTTTCCCTGAAGCCGCGGTGCTGGTGCCGATCACCCGCAGCGATGAACCGGAGTTGGTCCTGACCCTGCGCGCCAGCGGGCTCTCGACCCATGGCGGCGAGGTGGCCTTTCCTGGCGGGCGCCGCGACCCGGAAGACCCCGACCTGATCTTCACCGCCCTGCGCGAGGCCGAGGAAGAAATCGGCCTGCCTCCTGGCCTGGTGGAAGTGATCGGCCCCCTCAGCCCGTTGATTTCGCTGCATGGCATCAAGGTCACGCCCTATGTCGGGGTGATTCCGGACTACGTCGAATACCAGGCCAACGATGCCGAGATCGCCGCGGTGTTCAGCGTGCCGCTGGAGTTTTTTCGCAAGGACCCGCGCGAACACACGCATCGTATCGATTACCAGGGCCGCAGTTGGTACGTACCCAGCTATCGTTTTGGCGAATACAAGATCTGGGGCCTGACAGCGATCATGATCGTCGAACTGGTCAACCTGCTGTACGACGCCGATATCGACCTGCACACGCCACCCAAAAGCTACATCAATACCTGATGACCCGAGGATCCTCATGAAATACCGCCTGGGCGATGCCCGTGTCGAAACCCACCCACAGAGCTGGGTCGCGCCCAACGCCACGCTGGTGGGCAAGGTTCGCCTCGAAGAGGGCGCCAATGTCTGGTTCAACGCCGTCCTGCGCGGCGACAACGAACTGATCCTGATCGGCAAGCACAGCAACGTGCAGGACGGCACGGTGATGCACACCGACATGGGCTATCCGCTGACCATCGGCACCGGCGTGACCATCGGCCACAACGCCATGCTCCATGGCTGTACGGTGGGCGACTACAGCCTTATCGGCATCAACGCGGTGATTCTCAACGGCGCGAAGATCGGCAAGAACTGCATCATTGGCGCCAACTCGCTGATTGGTGAGGGCAAGGAGATCCCCGACGGCTCGCTGGTGATGGGCTCGCCTGGCAAGGTCGTGCGGGAATTGACCGAGGCCCAGAAGAAAATGCTCGAAGCCAGCGCGGCTCACTACGTCCACAACGCGCAGCGCTACGCCCGCGACCTCGCCGAGCAAGAACAATGACCCCGTCCGAACGCCCGGTTCGCTCGCCCTGTGTGAACGTCTGCGCGCTGGACGATGACGACGTCTGCACCGGTTGCCAGCGCACCGTGGCGGAAATCACCCGATGGAGCCGGATGGATAACGAGGAACGGCGCAGTGTCTTGGCGTTGTGTCATGAGCGGGCCAAGAGCAGTGGGCTGGTGTGGATGTTGCCGGCCAGGCGCTGATGCCGGATATGCAACACAACCCCCTTGTGGCAGAGGATTGATCTGTGGCGAGGGGATAAATCCCCTCGCCACAAGAGCATATTCACCAGGCTTCAATGTGTTCGCCCCAACCACCGATCCACCCCCACCACCGCCAACGCAATCCCGACAAACCCCGCCAAGATCCCCCCGGCATTGATGAACACCTGTGGATAACCCAGGTTCGCCACATCAATGAAAGGGTAGGGGTAGGCCGCCAACAGATCCCCGCGCAGCAGGACATAGGCGAAATACACCAAGGGATAGATCATCCACAGCCCGATGTGGCCCAGGCGCAAGGTGCCTTTGGGCACATACAGCCACCAATAGACGATGTACAGCAGCGGCATCACGTCGTGCAGCAACTCGTCGGCCACGAACTGCCAGCCTTCGGGCTGCCATAGATGCCGCAACAGCAGGTTATAGGCCAGGCTGACCAGGGCGATGCTCACGGCGATACCACTACGCACGCTGGGCCACAGAAACCAGCGACGGGCTGGGGATTGGCGCGGGTTCAGTTCCCAGGTCAATACCACTGCCACCAAGGTGTTGGTCAGCACCGTGAAAAAACTGAAGAAGTTCACCAACCCGCCCAGCAGGCTCGCGTCCAGCTCCCATCGGCCGAGCAGGATCAGGTACAACTGGATGCTCAAACCCGTCCAGCCGAGCACTGCCGCCACCGCCACGAGCCGCGCGGGACGACGCAGATCGATATCCACGGTTCAGACCGGCCGCTTGGTACGCATCAACTTGATGTACAGGCGCTCGACCTTCTCCCGCGCCCACGGCGTCTTGCGCAGGAAGGTCAGGCTCGACTTGATGCTCGGGTCGCTCTTGAAACAGCGGATGTCGATGCGTTCAGCCAAGCCCGACCATTCGTAATGCTGCACGAGGGCGTTGAGGATCTGCTCCAGCGTCACGCCGTGCAGCGGGTTGTTGTTGGGTTCGGTCATGGAAGGCCTTCGCATGCAAAAGATGTAAAGCCGCGCACCTTAGCCGAGGTGCCCTTGTGGTGGAAGCATAGCCTTCAACATGGCCGCCAGAGCCCGACGCGCACTGTTACCGAATCCGAGATGATTCATGTCAACAAAAGCCCTTTCTCTATCGAGAACAGGACATTATCCTTGCGCCGCCTGCTGAAACGCTTCTGCGCCGTTAGGTGAAGCCTCTGCGTCCAGCTCCTGCTGGAAGATCAAAGATTTTTTTATACCTGATGTCCAGGCTCTGAAAGACAGCGCTGTCTTTACCGACGAGACCTGTGGGGGCGAGCCTGCTCGCGATTGCGATTTCACATCCAGCCACGATGTCGACTGCCAGACCGCAATCGCGAGCAGGCTCGCTCCCACAGGGATTTGCAATAACCGAATACCTTTGACTGAACCATGCCCCCTCAAGATCGTCATCTACAGTGACTACTTGCGCGGGACTCCTTAAAACGTCACGGAGAATCACACTATGAGCACTGAGGGTGCTTTGAGTCGAAGCCGTCTGCTACCGAGCCTGCTCGGCATTCTGCTTCTATTGATGGGCCTGGCCCTGTTGGCCGGGGGGGAGTCAAGCTGAGCACGCTTGGCGGCTCGTGGTATTACCTGCTGGCCGGTATCGGCCTGGCGCTGACCGGCGTACTGCTGATCATGGCCCGTCGCGCGGCCCTGGGCCTGTACGCGCTGGTATTGTTCGCCAGCACCGTGTGGGCGTTGTGGGAAGTGGGCCTGGATTGGTGGCAACTGGTGCCGCGCCTGGCGCTGTTGTTCGCCCTGGGCATCGTCATGTTGCTGCCATGGTTCCGTCGCCCGCTGTTGAGCGCTGATGCCCCGGCCACGGGAACCCGCGCATTGGGCGCCGCCGTGGTCATCGCCGGTATCGCCGCACTGGCCAGCCAGTTCACCAACCCGGGCGAGATCAAGGGCCAACTGGACCGCGACAGCGTGCCGGGCATGACCAACACCGCCCCGGCCATGCCCGATGGCGACTGGAACTCCTACGGCCGTAGCGCCCATGGCGACCGTTATTCGCCGCTGGCGCAGATCACCCCCGAGAACGTCAGCAAACTGGTGCCGGCCTGGACCTATCGCACCGGCGACCTGCCGGGGCCGAACGACCCGGGCGAGACCACCGCGGAAAACACCCCGCTGAAGGTCAACGGCATGCTCTACGTGTGCACGCCCCACAGCCAGGTGATTGCCCTGGAGCCGGAAACCGGCAAGGAAATCTGGCGTTTCGATCCGAAGCTTTCCACCCAAAAAGCGGAAAACTTCAAGGGCTGGGCCCATATGACCTGCCGTGGCGTGACCTATCACGATGACGCGGTGTACGCCTCGGCCGAACAGAGCCCCACCGGCACCGCCAGCGCCACGCCGGCCAGCACCTCGTGCCCGCGGCGGATCTTCCTGCCGACCGCCGACACCCGTCTGATCGCCCTGAACGCCGACACCGGCAAGATGTGCGAAGACTTCGGCGACAAAGGCCAGGTCGACCTGACCGCCAACATCGGCGGCTTCACGGCCGGCGGTTACTACTCCACCTCGCCACCGGCGGTGACCCAGAACCTGGTAGTGATCGGC harbors:
- a CDS encoding DUF6124 family protein, producing the protein MKNNSDIPKPASTFPYGDYAPDKLKEAADRAMDHYLKPDGSEPEPQPSTQLFTVSDNVDTEALLANLSETLASANAMLSDLAFDLEGSRRHVLLGVAQIIELGTLLANKALDRVELRT
- a CDS encoding DUF1289 domain-containing protein, which produces MTPSERPVRSPCVNVCALDDDDVCTGCQRTVAEITRWSRMDNEERRSVLALCHERAKSSGLVWMLPARR
- a CDS encoding VF530 family DNA-binding protein, whose amino-acid sequence is MTEPNNNPLHGVTLEQILNALVQHYEWSGLAERIDIRCFKSDPSIKSSLTFLRKTPWAREKVERLYIKLMRTKRPV
- a CDS encoding Pr6Pr family membrane protein gives rise to the protein MAVAAVLGWTGLSIQLYLILLGRWELDASLLGGLVNFFSFFTVLTNTLVAVVLTWELNPRQSPARRWFLWPSVRSGIAVSIALVSLAYNLLLRHLWQPEGWQFVADELLHDVMPLLYIVYWWLYVPKGTLRLGHIGLWMIYPLVYFAYVLLRGDLLAAYPYPFIDVANLGYPQVFINAGGILAGFVGIALAVVGVDRWLGRTH
- a CDS encoding gamma carbonic anhydrase family protein → MKYRLGDARVETHPQSWVAPNATLVGKVRLEEGANVWFNAVLRGDNELILIGKHSNVQDGTVMHTDMGYPLTIGTGVTIGHNAMLHGCTVGDYSLIGINAVILNGAKIGKNCIIGANSLIGEGKEIPDGSLVMGSPGKVVRELTEAQKKMLEASAAHYVHNAQRYARDLAEQEQ
- a CDS encoding murein L,D-transpeptidase family protein, with the translated sequence MRWLLVLFCLSFTAVSQAAAVGTYNGKVIEKVLVLKSAHQLQLINDGKPLKTYRISLGKGAKKGPKLIEGDKRTPEGFYWIDWRKTSDRFYLSMHISYPNISDAARARREGVEPGGMIMIHGTPDSEENPEQLFHTLDWTDGCIAMRNVDMREVWNLVPDGTMIEIRP
- a CDS encoding CoA pyrophosphatase, giving the protein MLDELLHRVSNHTPQDLQADRRFPEAAVLVPITRSDEPELVLTLRASGLSTHGGEVAFPGGRRDPEDPDLIFTALREAEEEIGLPPGLVEVIGPLSPLISLHGIKVTPYVGVIPDYVEYQANDAEIAAVFSVPLEFFRKDPREHTHRIDYQGRSWYVPSYRFGEYKIWGLTAIMIVELVNLLYDADIDLHTPPKSYINT
- a CDS encoding NUDIX hydrolase, which produces MKFCSQCGNPVTQRIPEGDSRLRFVCDTCHTIHYQNPNIVAGCVPTWGSKVLLCRRAIEPRRGYWTLPAGFMENGETIEQAAVRETAEEACARVRNLSIYTLIDVPHISQVHVFFRAELVDEDFAAGPESLEVKLFEEADIPWDELAFRTVGRTLEYFYADRRAEDYPVRSESIPPLAQPANT